The following are from one region of the Actinoplanes sp. L3-i22 genome:
- a CDS encoding Pecanex-like protein 1, which produces MRRSKYRRANDSKWFSGRRRIIAVAATLAAFGGIVTVTQISSASTNDGQKTALAACDNLKAGGQTKLSTNTRRTDYTTNGGTVTQHPDDGGADVATTAQVRARCREWVMNNVAQTTKGRGGKNNGGGNNNNGGAATSAPATGAASGGASDGASAPASEAATTAPADNGGNNNNGGNNNGGGATAAPTTAPPGAGLGILTNSCDTSNLPAHDGFQKGDRCVSTEFGEVGSAANNPSLLITAAPRQVNRNTAFTLQVSTRNLIRDRFLAAGQGGYYVESSVLQNGLVRGHFHTACRMLASLTEAPAPDPVPAFFVATEDSKGGATPDTVSIQVPGLPQAGTAQCASWAGDGSHRIPMMERANQTPAFDVVKIRVR; this is translated from the coding sequence ATGCGAAGGTCCAAGTACCGGCGCGCTAACGACTCTAAGTGGTTCAGCGGGCGTCGCCGGATCATCGCCGTGGCGGCCACGCTGGCGGCGTTCGGCGGTATCGTGACGGTCACCCAGATCTCCAGCGCGAGCACCAACGACGGTCAGAAGACCGCGCTCGCGGCCTGTGACAATCTGAAGGCCGGCGGCCAGACCAAGCTGTCCACGAACACCCGCCGCACCGACTACACCACCAACGGTGGCACGGTCACGCAGCACCCGGACGACGGCGGCGCGGACGTGGCGACCACCGCCCAGGTGCGCGCCCGGTGCCGGGAATGGGTGATGAACAACGTCGCGCAGACCACCAAGGGCCGTGGCGGCAAGAACAACGGCGGCGGAAACAACAACAACGGCGGCGCCGCGACCAGCGCACCGGCCACCGGTGCTGCCAGCGGTGGCGCCAGCGACGGGGCCAGCGCTCCGGCGAGCGAGGCGGCGACCACCGCTCCGGCCGACAACGGCGGGAACAACAACAATGGTGGGAACAACAACGGTGGCGGCGCGACCGCCGCTCCCACCACCGCTCCTCCCGGTGCCGGCCTCGGCATCCTGACCAACAGCTGCGACACCAGCAACCTGCCGGCGCACGACGGTTTCCAGAAGGGCGACCGCTGCGTCAGCACCGAGTTCGGTGAGGTCGGCTCGGCCGCGAACAACCCGTCGCTGCTGATCACCGCCGCGCCGCGCCAGGTCAACCGGAACACCGCGTTCACCCTGCAGGTCAGCACCCGGAACCTGATCCGCGACCGCTTCCTCGCGGCCGGCCAGGGTGGGTACTACGTGGAGTCCAGCGTCCTGCAGAACGGCCTGGTCCGCGGGCACTTCCACACCGCCTGCCGGATGCTCGCCAGCCTCACCGAGGCTCCAGCCCCGGACCCGGTGCCGGCGTTCTTCGTGGCCACCGAGGACAGCAAGGGTGGCGCCACCCCGGACACGGTCAGCATCCAGGTGCCGGGCCTGCCGCAGGCCGGCACCGCGCAGTGCGCCTCGTGGGCCGGTGACGGCTCGCACCGTATCCCGATGATGGAGCGCGCCAACCAGACCCCGGCGTTCGACGTGGTCAAGATCCGGGTTCGTTAA
- a CDS encoding DNA-3-methyladenine glycosylase yields the protein MTRRLTPPERYQFGASVRPLVVPKHDPCGVFADGQFWLALRAPTGAATLHLARDGAELIATGHGPGAEWAVEHADAVAGLRDDVSEFPELARRHPVVARLAKTFSGVRLPATLQIFPRLLRAILEQKVTGTEAHRSYRAICRQFGEPAPGPVELVLPPDPAAIAASAYWVFHPLGVEQRRTQALLRAARVADRLERCADAAEATARMTALPGIGPWTAAEVVRTAFGDPDAVSVGDFHIPNTVAYALAGEPRGTDDRMLELLEPFRGHRGRVCDLLAMGGLSAPRYGPRLSPRSFARF from the coding sequence GTGACCCGGCGTCTGACACCGCCCGAGCGGTATCAGTTCGGCGCCTCGGTGCGGCCCCTGGTCGTGCCCAAGCATGATCCTTGTGGGGTGTTCGCCGACGGCCAGTTCTGGCTGGCGCTCCGGGCGCCGACCGGGGCGGCCACCCTGCATCTCGCGCGGGACGGCGCCGAGCTGATCGCGACCGGTCACGGGCCCGGGGCCGAGTGGGCCGTCGAGCACGCCGACGCGGTCGCCGGCCTGCGCGACGACGTCAGTGAGTTCCCCGAGCTGGCCCGGCGGCACCCGGTCGTCGCCCGACTGGCGAAAACCTTCTCCGGCGTACGGCTTCCGGCCACGCTCCAGATCTTCCCCCGCCTGTTGCGCGCGATCCTGGAGCAGAAGGTCACCGGCACCGAGGCGCACCGCTCCTACCGGGCGATCTGCCGGCAGTTCGGCGAGCCCGCGCCCGGCCCGGTCGAGCTGGTGCTCCCGCCCGACCCGGCCGCGATCGCCGCGAGTGCGTACTGGGTGTTTCATCCGCTCGGCGTCGAGCAGCGCCGCACCCAGGCCCTGCTGCGCGCCGCCCGGGTCGCCGACCGGCTGGAGCGCTGCGCCGACGCGGCCGAGGCGACCGCGCGGATGACGGCGCTGCCCGGGATCGGTCCGTGGACGGCGGCCGAGGTGGTGCGGACCGCCTTCGGCGATCCGGACGCGGTCAGCGTCGGCGATTTCCACATTCCGAACACCGTGGCGTACGCCCTGGCCGGTGAGCCCCGCGGCACCGACGACCGGATGCTGGAGCTGCTCGAGCCGTTCCGCGGGCATCGTGGCCGGGTCTGTGACCTGCTCGCGATGGGCGGGTTGTCGGCGCCGAGATACGGTCCCCGGCTGTCGCCGCGGTCGTTCGCGCGCTTCTGA
- a CDS encoding diacylglycerol kinase family protein: MRTPRTIAVVAHQNKTLGGGLDELRRRLTAHDIKDLLWYEVPKSRKAPKQVRKALRGKPDLLVVWGGDGMVQRTLDVVAGSSVPVAIMPAGTGNLFAGNLGIPTDLEKAVEIAFEGEHRRIDLGKLNGEHFAVMAGVGFDGAMIKDADGALKDRLGKLAYVWTGIRHVGGDAPRTKIKVDGTTWFDDDASCVLIGNVGTITGGIKAFDDASPEDGWLDVGVATAQGALQWARALGTMAVGRSDSSPFVRTTRARKIEVKLESKLEYELDGGARTRTRHFTASVVPSAVTLCVPSVTNN, encoded by the coding sequence ATGCGAACCCCCCGGACGATCGCTGTCGTCGCTCACCAGAACAAGACCCTCGGCGGCGGGCTGGACGAGCTGCGCCGCCGGCTCACCGCCCATGACATCAAGGACCTGCTCTGGTACGAGGTCCCGAAGAGCCGCAAAGCCCCGAAGCAGGTCCGCAAGGCGCTCCGCGGGAAACCGGACCTACTCGTCGTCTGGGGTGGTGACGGCATGGTGCAGCGCACCCTGGACGTGGTCGCCGGCTCGTCCGTCCCGGTCGCGATCATGCCGGCCGGCACCGGCAACCTGTTCGCCGGCAACCTGGGCATCCCGACCGACCTGGAGAAGGCCGTCGAGATCGCCTTCGAGGGCGAGCACCGCCGCATCGACCTGGGCAAACTCAACGGCGAGCACTTCGCGGTGATGGCCGGCGTCGGCTTCGACGGCGCGATGATCAAGGACGCGGACGGCGCGCTCAAGGACCGGCTGGGCAAACTCGCGTACGTCTGGACCGGCATCCGCCACGTCGGCGGCGACGCGCCCCGCACGAAGATCAAGGTGGACGGCACCACCTGGTTCGACGACGACGCCAGCTGCGTCCTGATCGGCAACGTCGGCACGATCACCGGCGGCATCAAGGCCTTCGACGACGCCTCGCCCGAGGACGGCTGGCTCGACGTCGGCGTGGCGACCGCGCAGGGCGCGCTGCAGTGGGCGCGGGCGCTCGGCACGATGGCGGTGGGACGGTCCGACAGTTCGCCGTTCGTGCGGACCACCCGGGCCCGCAAGATCGAGGTCAAGCTGGAGTCGAAGCTGGAGTACGAGCTCGACGGCGGCGCCCGCACGCGCACCCGGCACTTCACCGCCTCGGTCGTCCCGTCGGCGGTGACGCTCTGCGTCCCCTCAGTGACTAATAACTGA
- a CDS encoding DUF4142 domain-containing protein, whose amino-acid sequence MKSWLVGAATVTLAFLLTPAAPALADDAVPIPPNTGLTDTAKGSITPADIDFVIKVRLAGLWEIPAGNMAVEKSDDPNVVKIGKSIAAQHVSLDSLDRAAAKKLNIELPNQPNGDQQGWLNEMKNASGAQFDQIFVDRLRAAHGKIFPAIATIRAGTRNDTVRKLAQQANQFVMTHMTLLESSGVVDYGALPTLAAPATPAQKGPVPIDNQMIAAANNGGGVPGLSNTVVLLVLAAALVIGVITTMRIFRSR is encoded by the coding sequence ATGAAGTCCTGGTTGGTCGGCGCAGCGACGGTGACGTTGGCGTTCCTGCTGACTCCGGCCGCGCCGGCCCTGGCCGACGACGCGGTGCCGATCCCCCCGAACACCGGGCTCACCGACACCGCGAAGGGCTCGATCACCCCGGCTGACATCGACTTCGTGATCAAGGTCCGGCTCGCCGGGCTCTGGGAGATCCCGGCCGGCAACATGGCCGTGGAGAAGTCGGACGACCCGAACGTCGTCAAGATCGGCAAGTCGATCGCGGCGCAGCACGTCTCACTGGACAGCCTGGACCGCGCGGCGGCCAAGAAGCTCAACATCGAGCTGCCGAACCAGCCCAACGGCGATCAGCAGGGCTGGCTGAACGAGATGAAGAACGCCTCGGGAGCGCAGTTCGACCAGATCTTCGTCGACCGGCTCCGCGCCGCGCACGGCAAGATCTTCCCGGCGATCGCGACCATCCGGGCCGGCACCCGGAACGACACGGTCCGCAAGCTGGCCCAGCAGGCCAACCAGTTCGTGATGACGCACATGACCCTGCTGGAGAGCAGCGGCGTCGTCGATTACGGCGCGCTGCCCACCCTGGCCGCGCCCGCCACCCCGGCCCAGAAGGGCCCGGTCCCGATCGACAACCAGATGATCGCCGCCGCCAACAACGGCGGTGGAGTACCGGGGCTCAGCAACACCGTAGTCCTGCTCGTCCTTGCTGCCGCGCTGGTGATCGGCGTGATCACCACCATGCGCATCTTCCGTTCGCGGTAG
- a CDS encoding MBL fold metallo-hydrolase produces the protein MAKRVRTRTVVALALGAAAVWAARDLPAQMGAKARGARRARMESSPQFSGGKFRNTVPATEVAAASMPRLFVAAMTDRDTRRPHLPVPVLTPAPPAPDGLHVTWYGHSSALVEIEGRRVLLDPVWSERCSPSRLTGPRRLHQPPAPLRELPPLDAILISHDHYDHLDMDSIQNLVDLQAAPFLVPLGVGAHLEHWGVPSTRIIELDWNESHRIGTLELIATPARHFSGRGFNRDETLWASWVIKGPTRRAFYSGDTGYFPGFAGIGAEHGPFDVTLVQVGAYGDAWPDIHMIPEDGVSVHVDVRGGLMIPVHWATFNLALHDWSEPADRTWSEAKARGVQLAIPRPGERVDVDNPPPVDGWWQQIA, from the coding sequence ATGGCGAAGCGTGTTCGTACCCGTACAGTGGTGGCTCTGGCACTCGGCGCCGCGGCGGTCTGGGCCGCTCGCGACCTTCCTGCCCAGATGGGCGCGAAGGCGCGCGGAGCGCGCCGCGCCCGGATGGAGTCCTCCCCGCAGTTCTCCGGCGGAAAGTTCCGCAACACGGTCCCGGCCACCGAGGTGGCCGCGGCGTCCATGCCCCGGCTGTTCGTCGCGGCGATGACCGATCGGGACACCCGCCGCCCGCACCTGCCGGTCCCGGTGCTCACCCCGGCCCCGCCGGCCCCGGACGGCCTGCACGTCACCTGGTACGGGCACTCGTCCGCCCTGGTCGAGATCGAGGGCCGCCGCGTCCTGCTCGACCCGGTGTGGAGCGAGCGCTGCTCCCCGTCCCGGCTGACCGGTCCGCGCCGCCTGCACCAGCCGCCGGCGCCGCTGCGCGAGCTGCCCCCGCTGGACGCGATCCTGATCTCCCACGACCACTACGACCACCTGGACATGGATTCGATCCAGAACCTGGTGGACCTGCAGGCCGCCCCGTTCCTGGTCCCGCTCGGCGTCGGCGCGCACCTGGAGCACTGGGGCGTCCCGTCGACCCGGATCATCGAGCTGGACTGGAACGAGTCCCACCGGATCGGCACGCTGGAGCTGATCGCGACCCCGGCCCGGCACTTCTCCGGCCGCGGCTTCAACCGCGACGAGACCCTCTGGGCCAGCTGGGTGATCAAGGGCCCGACCCGCCGCGCGTTCTACTCCGGCGACACCGGCTACTTCCCGGGCTTCGCCGGGATCGGCGCGGAGCACGGCCCGTTCGACGTCACGCTGGTCCAGGTCGGCGCCTACGGCGACGCCTGGCCGGACATCCACATGATCCCGGAGGACGGCGTCTCGGTGCACGTCGACGTCCGTGGCGGCCTGATGATCCCGGTCCACTGGGCCACCTTCAACCTGGCCCTGCACGACTGGTCCGAGCCCGCCGACCGCACCTGGAGCGAGGCCAAGGCCCGCGGCGTCCAGCTGGCCATCCCCCGCCCCGGCGAGCGCGTCGACGTCGACAACCCGCCGCCGGTCGACGGCTGGTGGCAGCAGATCGCCTAG
- a CDS encoding sigma-70 family RNA polymerase sigma factor — protein MHAVADRRLTPERVRVMARHSGSRWQAVDGGRGAQDDGSVIPRQQSARHGAQPDTGASHEDTLVKLLYEEHAGPLLMFVLRLTGGDRQRAEDIVQETLLRAWRNAHRLGAQGQQSLRPWLVTVARRIAIDEHRSANARPAETYDRELESFPSTADDTDRVLQSMTVSDALRQLSHSHREILIETYFRGRTVPEAAENLGLPLGTAKSRVYYALRALRTALQQRGVTE, from the coding sequence ATGCATGCGGTGGCCGATAGACGGCTCACGCCGGAGAGGGTGCGTGTGATGGCGCGACACTCCGGAAGCAGGTGGCAGGCGGTCGACGGAGGGCGCGGTGCGCAGGATGACGGTTCGGTGATTCCCCGCCAGCAGTCGGCTCGGCACGGAGCACAGCCGGACACCGGTGCGAGCCATGAGGACACACTGGTCAAGCTGCTCTACGAGGAGCACGCCGGCCCCTTGCTGATGTTCGTGCTGCGACTGACCGGTGGTGACCGGCAGCGCGCCGAGGACATCGTGCAGGAGACGCTGCTGCGGGCCTGGCGCAACGCGCACCGGCTCGGTGCGCAGGGCCAGCAGTCGCTGCGCCCGTGGCTGGTCACGGTGGCCCGCCGGATCGCGATCGACGAGCACCGCAGCGCCAACGCGCGCCCCGCGGAGACGTACGACCGCGAGCTGGAGAGCTTCCCGAGCACCGCGGACGACACCGATCGTGTGCTGCAGTCGATGACCGTGTCGGACGCGCTCCGCCAGTTGAGCCATTCGCACCGGGAGATCCTGATCGAGACGTACTTCCGGGGCCGGACGGTGCCCGAGGCGGCGGAGAATCTCGGCCTTCCGTTGGGCACCGCGAAGTCGCGGGTATATTACGCTCTGCGTGCGCTGCGTACCGCTCTGCAGCAGCGGGGGGTGACGGAATGA